CAAAAGTCCGGTTTTGAACCTTAAATAGTCCGGTTTTCAACTTTCCCTAACAGAAGTTTCTAATTGAATAGGATTTGCCCAAGCTCTTGCCGCAATATTATGTAGTATCTGAAACTCAGATGCGAACAATTGCGGGCATCCTGGAAGGCAAGAAACCCCAAATACGTAAACCTTAGATGGGGAGTCTTTCAAGCAACCCAACCCTGTTGATCGGACACGACAACTTGAGTTCCGCAAATCCATCTCTCGATTTGGCCCACCATCCACTTGTGTCATCCGCGTTTGATCGACCTTCGTCAAGAGGTCCAATCAGTTGGACAAGAATTCCTTCCCTCACCTGAGATGAGAAGCACAGGGGCAGTCCTTCCTGACTGCGCACTTGCCGCAGAGCGGAGTTCTCGCCTTGCAGATGCTTCTTCCATGAAGCACGAGAACGTCGGCTATTTTTATCCAATCCTTTTTCGGGAAAAGCAGCATTAGATCCTGCTCGATCTTCACGGGGTCCTTCTGTGTCGAGAGCCTGAGTCTGTTTGAGAGCCGGTGGACGTGCGTGTCCACCACGACTCCCTCCGCGATTCCGAAGCCGTTTCCGAGAACGACATTTGCCGTCTTTCTGGCGACACCCGGCAGTGTCAGCAATTCCTCCATTGTTGACGGCACTTTGCCGCCGAATCTCTCAACGATGGCTTTTGACGATCCGATTACGCTCTTTGTTTTGTTCCTGAAGAATCCGGTGGACTTGATGATCTTCTCCATCTCTCCTGGAGCGGCCTTCGCCATTTCGTCGGGCCCCGGGAATTTCCTGAAGAGAACCGGCGTGACCGTATTCACTCTTTCATCAGTGCACTGGGCGGACAGAATCGTGGCCACAAGGAGCTGAAAGGGATTCTCATGCCTGAGCGCAGTTCCGGCCTCAGGATAAAGCCGTGAAAGGGTACGCAGAATCTTTGATGTCCTCGTCCGCCTCGACTTTTTTGACTCACGTGCCATGCGCTCCCCCTCACCCCAATCCCCCTCACCTTTATCCTCTCCCCTTGGGGAGAGGGTAGGGTGAGGGGGCACGATTCCCTCCAAACCTCTCCTCCTGGGGAGAGGTTTCAAAGACAATCCGGCAACCTTGACAGGCAGTTAACCCGTAACCTAACATATCACAGTAGGCGAAAAGCTGGAACTTTTCCTCTGCATTTGCTGTTGTAAGACGCCAGGAGGTGAAAAATAATGTTTCCTTTTTTCTATGACCCTACGATGGTGCTGCTGATACCGGCTCTCATTCTTGGAATCTACGCCCAATACAAAGTCAGAGCAACCTATGAAAAATTCTCCAAGGTTCCGTCCATGAAGGGGAAGACGGGGCGGGAGATCGCAACACTGATTCTTCACAACAACCAGATAACCGATGTCAAGGTCGAAAAGTCGCAGGGATTCCTTTCTGATCACTTTGATCCCAAGAAGGGAGTCATAAGGCTCTCTCCCAACATCTTTGACTCGTCCTCGGTTGCTGCCATAGGAGTTGCTGCCCATGAAGCGGGTCACGCCATTCAGCACAGCGAACGGTATTTCCCGCTTGTTGCAAGGCATGCAATTTTTCCTGTCGTGAGCATCGGAAACTGGCTTGCCGTGCCGCTGGTTATCCTGGGATTCATTTTGGGTCAGATGCAGCTCATTGACCTCGGGATTCTGATCTTCTCGATTGTTGTTCTTTTCCAGGTTATTACCCTGCCTGTCGAGTTTAACGCGAGCCGGAGAGCTCTCTTGCAGCTCGAAAACGGAGGGTATCTTATTGAGGGCGAGTTAGGTTCTGCAAAGAAGGTTCTGAATGCTGCTGCCCTGACCTATGTTGCCGCAGCAGTTGCAGCCATCCTCAATCTCCTGCGGCTTCTTGCTTTGAGGCAGAGTCGCAACTAGGACGTGCAAGGCAGGAAGGCCTGCGGGCCTCTGCCGGGGAATTTCAAGACAAGAAAAGACTCTCCGGGTTCTCGGCCCGGAGAGTCTTGACTTATCCGCAGTCGTGCTAGCTGCCTGCAACCTCGGTTTTGAGCTCTTTCGAAAATCTGAAATTCGGAACTTTTCTCTGAGGCACGGGAACCGACTCGCCCGTTCTAGGATTCCTGGCAAGCCTCTCTTTTCTATCCTTCACCTTGAAAGTCCCGAAGCCCCTTATCTCGATGTGATCCCCATCGACCAATGCTTTCTTCACCACCTCAAGAAATCCGTCAATTGTATCCGCTACATCCTTCTTGGGGAGGCCTGTCTTCTCAGAAATGCGGTCAACAATGTCTCCCTTCGTCATACCAAAACCCCCTCTCTCAATCTTGAAATTTCCCTGGCTCTTGTCTGAATCAAGAGAGCAACTTCCGGTATTCCAGTAGAGCATGGATTTACGAACGGACAAACTACCACCCGCCCCGGAGCAAGTCAATTCTTTTTTCCACGAGAAGTTAGGAGCGCTACGCCCTGCTCGCAGCCCGGCCTACTTTCTCTTCTCGATGGGGACTCTCACCTTCACTCTATCGGGAGTACAGAGGATATGTCTTCCCTCAAGATTGATGGCGATTTCCTTTGAAACTGCCTCATCTCTTCCGGATATGTCAACCGGCTCGGTCATGACCGAGACAATTCGCCTGACGACTTCTGCGGGTCCGGCTACAGTGACAGTGTCGGGCTGGACATCGGGTTTACGCGAAACCCAGAATCCTCCTGCCGCCTCGCCGGTAATGACAGGCTCCACAACGATTCGTCTCTCCACCCGGACATCCAGGTCGAGTGCAATAGTCTTCGGTGAAACAATCTCCGTCACGACAGCTCTTGACCCTGACGGGAGAAGAACATCGTCCGTGGCAAGCGTTCTCTGAAAAGCCCCTTTTCTTGCTTGAGACAAATCCAGCAGAATTAGCGCCCTCTTAATCTTGAGTCTCAGGAGCTGTTTGCCGCTGCTCCTGACCTTTACTCTCACGTTCTCCGGGACATACCCTGAATAGCTCAGCCACTGAGGAAGCTGCTCAATCCTGACGGGTACGCCCAGTTCGTATTCGTGTTCGGCTTCACCGTACACATGGAGGTAGACAAGAAGGGCGATAAGAATGGATGCGATCTTGATCGAGAGATTTTCGGTAAGAGCTTTTCTCAACATGATCCCAGAGTCTATTCACTGGCAACGCCCAAGTCAAGGAATCATGCTGGAACCTGACGCACGTCGGCCTCTTCTCAAAAACTGGACATTAGTCGGGCCTGAATATATTCTAGCGGGCCAGATGAAAAAAGAGACTGTCAGGCAATTTCTCACTTATTCATTCGGGAGCATCTCTCAGTCTGTTCTTTCCTTCATTCTCCTTCCGCTTTATTTGAATCTCCTCACTCCGTCTGAATACGGTATTATTTCACTCTCTCTTACGCTGAATGTCTTTCTCACAGTCGTTGCAAATGTCGGCCTCGTGAGCGGACTCTACAGGCTCTACTATGAAAAAACCGCGGAGGAGAGGAAAGCGCTTCTCGGAACACTCTGGGGATGGCATCTCTTTGCAAGCGCCATTCTCTGTCTGGCTCTCATCATCTTCTCGACCCCGGTCGCGATACACATCTTCAAGACGACCAGATGGGTGGGAACTCCGCGCCTGCTCGGCATTTTCCTTGTCCTGTATGTTCTGAAAGATGTCCCCTTTCACATGCTCAGGCTTGAGAAGAAAGCCGCACTTTACGTCTTCTTCTCTCTCATGACCTTTGTTCTCGATTTCTCGTTCAAGCTTATCTTTGTCGGCGTCCTGAGAAGAGGCGTAAACGGTTACTTCGAGTCGTCAATACTCGCTTACCTCATCACCGTTACCGGTCTTTTCGTGTACTCAAAGAAATACGTATCGTTTTCGTTCGATAAGTCCTGCCTGGGCGAGCTCTTCCGCCTGGGTTTCCCGTACGTTTTCTCCACTCTCTCCTTCATCGTGCTTGATTCGTTTGACAAGTTCACGCTCAATCATTATCTGGGAACTGAGGCCGTCGGCGTCTATTCTCTTGCCTTCAGGTTCGCGAATCTGCTCAACATTGTGCTCCTGACGCCGATCGGGCTCTACTGGACGCCGCTTTCATTCTCATTTGCGGCCGAAAGAAAAAATGACGAAGAACTCAAGAACTTCTACGCAAAGTCCCTGCTCTATTTCTTCCTGGCAGGAGGAATTCTTGCGGCATTTGTCTCCACCGGAAGCTTCGAAGTTATCAGGGCAATGACACACAACGCTACCTTCTGGAAGGCCGGAAAAATCGTCCCGCTTCTCGTTGTGGCCCCGTTCCTCTATCTCGTGTCCCACCCGGCCGGGAATGTGATGCTGCAAGTGAAGAAAACCGGATTCGTTGCGCCCGCATGTCTCGCAACTGCGGCGATCAACATAGTTCTCAATCTCATCCTGATACCGAGATTGCACGCCTACGGTGCTGCGCTGGCACTGATTTCTGCGCATCTTTTTCTCGCGGTCTCTTATCACATAAAGGCAAGAAGTCTCTTCCCGATCAACTATACATGGGGAAAATACCTCCTCGCCTTTGCCGTCTGCCTGATCGCATTCGGGGCATCCTCTCTCGTTCCGCCTCTTTCCCCAATTCCTTCGCTGATCCTGAAGTTCGCCATTGTCACGATCATCTGCGCTCCGCTTGTATCCGTCAGTGGCGTCCTCAAAGGACTCAAGATTCCCGGCATTCGGGGAGACTAGATGGCATCGCTTCTGAGCGTTCACAAGGTCAGCAAAACTGATCGCATCATCTGGATTATGTGCGCAGCGGTAATGATGCCCGTGATCGGTGCCCTGGATTACTACACGGGGCCTGATGTCACATTTTCTCTCCTCTATCTCATCCCCGTCTCCATAACCGCCTGGTTTGTAGGTAGGATGGCAGGCATCGGGATCTCGGCAATCAACGCGGGGATTTGGCTCTACGTTGATTTCGCAGCCGGACGAGTCGGCCCGGGCCTGCTCGTCTATTCGTGGAATTTCTTCTCCCGGCTGGTCTTTCTGATCATCGTCTCAGTCCTGATATCGGCTCTCAGGCGTGCCCTTCAGCATCAATACCAACTGGCCCGGATCGATCCTCTGACCCGCGGGCTCAATTCACTTGCCTTCGGAGAGATTGCCGAGGCCGAGATCAGCCGTTCCGAACGCTACCATCATCCTTTGAGCATTGCCTATCTTGATATTGATAATTTCAAGGAGGTCAACGACACTCACGGCCACAGAGTCGGGGACAAGCTACTTATGGCGCTCGTCGGCACGATTCGCAAGAACATCAGGAAGACCGATTCTGTGGCCCGCCTCGGCGGCGACGAGTTCGCAATGTTGTTTCCTGAAGCCGATCAGGCGGCGGCGCGAGCCATTGTTGCCAAGGTCCAGAACCGCCTGACCAATATCTTCCACCGAAAGCATTGGCCGGTGAGTCTCAGTATAGGCGTAGTGACCTACATCAAGATGCCGCCTTCGGTGGACAAGATGATCGAGGATGCGGACAAGCTTATGTATTCGGTAAAAGGAACATCCAAGAACGCCGTAAGTTTTATGGAATACACCGGCTGATTTTAGGTAAGGAGTCCGGCCAACCTCCTCCTATTGAAGAGAAAGCACTACAGCCCTTAACGTTCCAACCAGGAAACATTACCCCCCAGCCCACCTCAGCCGAACACTTCTTGAAGTGCCGCTACGGCAAATGCCTTATCGCACCACAAGCATCTTCTTAACGCTCACGTATGATGTCCCTGATTCTCCCGGCCCAGGAGCCGTCGTGAGCCGGTACGTGTAGATTCCACTTGGCAGATTGGCCGCATCGAACACCACAGATTTGAAGCCAGGGTCCTCCACTCTATCCCCAAGTGTTGCGACTTGCTGACCAAGCATATTGAAGACTCTGATCGTGACATGCTGCCTTTCGGGAAGGGCATAGCTTATGACAGTCGTCCGCCCAAAAGGATTGGGGTAGTTTCCGTGGAAACCCAGTTCAACGGGTATGCTATTGGCTCCAGCTACACCCACAAGGGGCATGTCATGAAGGACGCGTTGGGCATAGATATCCCAGTTCGTGCCGCTCCGGTAATCCTGCCAGGCGATTATCGCTCCCCCGCATCCGTCCTCGACCATGACGGGGTAGTACTGTAGTGCTCCCCGAAAAGCGAGACACTTTGTTGTGATTCTTGGTTTGGACTTTTTCATCGCTTAGGCCGCGTCTTTCAAACTCTGAAGTCTCAAGTACACCGCCAGGAATTCCGTCGGAATTTTGTATCCAAGCGCCGAGTGGCAGTACTCGTTGTTGTAAAACTTCAGTCCAGCCTCGCTCGTCTCTTTTGCCTCCTCAAGGGTCCTGAACTCATATGGCCAAATCGCTTCCTCCTTGACGGTCCGGATGAGACGCTCAGTATCGGCATTCTCCTTGGGATTGTCATAGGTCGTAAAAATCTGCTCGATCCCCAAGACCTGGCACTCGGCCATGCAATCGGACGCCGACCTCGGCTTCTTCCTCAACGGCCGTTCAGGCTTAAAGCATTTCTCTCTCCCCAGGAGATCGGCTTTCCTCATCGGCCGATAAACACGCTTCCGCTTCAACTCCTCGTCCGCACTCCCAAGCTTCCCCGCCAGCGCCCGCTTCCCGCCCTCCAGGAACTGATCCCTTCACCGATAAAACAACGCATCTGAAATCCCGTGCCTGCGACACAACTCGGCAATGGATGTCCCGCTCTTCAGACCTTCCAGCACTACCGATATCTTCGTCTCTTCCGAATACTTGCTCTTGGGCATGACCCCTCCTGTCTTGAGTCTCCATACTCTACTATCCCCGTGTCTCACTCAAGAGGGGAGCAGTATAATACCTACCAACAAAAGGCAAAAGAAGCACCAACAGCTCGAACATGAAAAGCGGACATTTCTAGATTGGCTGTACAACCTCCTCCTGATTCGTTGACAATGCATTTTGTGTGTGATAATTTCCACTGCCTGTGAAGTCAATCACAGGTCTCTGAGGAGGTTACAGGTGGCAGTTGCACATGACTACTTCCCGATTCTGGTTTTTTCGCTGATACTCCTCGCATTTGCCATTATCTGCATTATTTTCGCGAGATTCCTGGGCCCGAGGCGCGTTACGCAGGCCAAGCTCTCCCCGTACGAATGCGGACTCGATCCGGTCGGAGACACAAGGGGGAGAATCTCGGTAAAGTTCTATATCACTGCCCTCCTTTTCATCATCCTTGATGTCGAAGTCGTCTTTTTCTATCCGTGGGCTCTTGTCTTCCGGAAGGTCGCCCCGTTTGCATTCTGGGAAATGCTCTTTTTTGCTTTTGTCCTTATCGTTGGCTATCTGTATGCTCTGAGGAGAAGAGGGCTTGAGTGGTCTGAGCCCTTTTGAGATCTTGGTGGGATCTCGCATTCTCCTCCGCAGGCATTCCTTTGGACTCTGTTTGAGGGGAAAAAGCTGTGCTGTCTGAGAAACTCATCAACGAGGTCAAAGTCCTCATCGCAAGATATCCCGAGAAGAGGTCTGCCCTCATTCCTGCTCTTCATGCAGTTCATGCCGAACAGGGCCACGTGTCCGACGATTCCGTGAAGGAAGTTGCAGCCGTTTTCGAGCTGACCCCCGCACAGGTTTATGAGGTCCTTTCATTCTACAGCATGTTCGAAAGGAAGCCGGCGGGAAGGCACATCATAACCGTGTGCAGAAATCTCTCGTGTTCCCTTCTGGGCGCCGAATCGATCATCGAGTTTCTCGAATCTCTTCTTGGGGTCAAAGTCGGGGAGACAACCCCGGATTTGAAATTCTCTTTGAGAACGGCGGAGTGCCTGGGTTCATGTGACACGGCGCCGGTGATGCAGATAGATGACGAGTATTACGAAAGCCTGACTCCCGAAAAGGTTAAGAAGATCATTGAGGAATTGAAATAGCCACTCGCCTATGAACGCCACAATACTCTTTTTGGCTGTCCTTCTTCTGAAGTGCCTAATCCTTATTGGAGTCGTCCTGGGCGGCATGGCCTACATGACCTTGGTCGAAAGAAAACTCATCGGGCGTTTTCAATACAGGTATGGCCCGAACCGGGTCGGCCCATACGGACTTCTTCAGCCGATCGCGGACGGTTTGAAGCTCCTTTTCAAGGAAGACATCTTTCCATCGCAGGCGGATAAATTTCTTCACCTGCTTGCACCAGTGATTGCATTTATCACCGCTCTGTTGACGTTCGCTGTTGTGCCTTTCGGCCCGAGCCTCTACCTCACAGATATAAACGTGGCGATACTCTATGTGCTGGCAGTGACTTCTCTCGGGGTGTATGCGATCGTACTTGCAGGCTGGTCGTCGAACAGCAAGTATCCGCTCCTGGGCGGACTGAGGTCGTCTGCACAGATGGTCAGCTACGAGCTGTCCGTTGGCCTGGCGGTAGTAGTCGTCGTGCTCCTGAGCGGGAGCTTCAGTCTTGTCGAAATCGTCAAGTCACAGGAAAACATGTGGTTCGCATTCAAGCAGCCCGTCGCCTTTGCCCTGTTTCTTATTTCAAGCATCGCTGAGATAAACAGGGTGCCGTTCGACCTGCCTGAAGCGGAATCAGAGCTTGTTTCGGGATTCCACACCGAATACAGCGGCCTCAGGTTTGCCATGTTCTACATCGCAGAATACACGAACATGATAGCCGCAGCCTGTATAGCTACGACTCTTTTCCTGGGCGGCTGGCTGGGACCTTTCCTCCCGGCGCCTTTCTGGTTCGGGATAAAGGTCTTGTTCCTTCTCGTTGTTTTTGTCTGGATCCGGGCGACACTTCCGAGACTCAGATACGATCAGCTTATGAAATTCGGCTGGAAGGTGCTTTTCCCTATCGGGGTACTCAACGTCATTGCGACCGCGTTCTTTCTAGCGGGAAGAGGACAATAATTTGGAGCTCCTGATCTTCATCGTCGTTGCCGGTCTTTCGATTCTGTCTGCACTGATGGTCATCGTGCAGAGAAATCCCGTCTACAGCGCACTCTCGCTCATAGCAACTCTCTTTCTTGTTGCCGTCGTCTTCCTGCTTCTTGACGCGCCGTTCGTTGCCGTCCTTCAGTTGATAGTGTACGCAGGCGCGATAATGGTGCTTTTCCTTTTTGTGATCATGCTCCTCAGCGTGAGAGAACAGAAAAAGGGGAGAATCTATCACCAGCTTCTTGTCGCTGTTCCGGTCGTGCTCCTGGTGTGTCTCGAACTTCTTGCGGCCGGAAAGATAGTCACAAGAGGGCAATCGCTGTCTGCCGGCTGCGGATCGGAAAGTATTGAAGTGCTTTCCACGAAGCTCATCACTCAGTACTTCCTTCCGTTTGAGATTGCCTCCGTGCTTCTTCTCGCTGCAATTGTTGGAGCAGTGGTCGTAGTTAAGAAAGAGGGATCATGATTGCCGCGCCAGTTGTGTTCAGGAAGGAAGAGGGATAGACAATGGTGCCGACCGAATATTACCTTATCCTGAGCGCAGCCCTGTTCTCGCTGGGCGTTCTTGGCTTTCTTGTCAGGAGAAACGCAATCGTCGTGTTTATGGCAGTCGAATTGATGCTGAATGCAGTCAACATTGCGCTCGTCGCATTCTCAAGACACTTCGGAGTATCCGACGGCCAGATCATAGTTCTCTTCGTTATGGTCGTGGCTGCGGCCGAGGCTGCCCTTGGACTTGCAATAATAGTCGTTCTCTTCAGGAGAAGACGGACTGTGGACGTTGACTCTGCGAGCGAGATGAAATGGTGACAACCGCGACCTTTCAGCTTGCCTGGGCAGTCCTCCTTCTTCCCCTCCTCGGCGTGCTTCTTAACGGTGTTTTCGTGAGGAGCCCGAAGAAACGCGTAATCGATATCATCGGATGCGGCTCGGTCGGCCTCTCATTCCTGTTCTCTCTGATTTTGCTCAAGCAGCTCCTTACGCTTCCGCCTGACGGACGATCAGTCGAGCTTGTGCTTTACAACTGGATCAGGTCGGGAGAGCTTTCGTCGGCTTTCGGACTTCTGATTGACCCGCTTTCCATTGTGATGATTCTTATCGTGTCCGGCGTCGGTTTTCTGATTCACGTTTATTCCACCGGCTACATGGAAGGAGACCCGGGGTACAGAAGGTTCTTCGTTTGCCTGAACCTTTTCATCTTCTCGATGCTTCTGCTTGTCTTGTCCGACAATTTCGCCCTCATGTTCGCGGGCTGGGAGCTGGTCGGCTTATGTTCCTATCTCCTGGTAGGGTTCTGGTTCGAGAAGAAGAGCGCTGCGGATGCCGGAAAGAAAGCATTCATTGTGAACCGGATCGGCGATTTTGGCTTCACGCTAGGAATGATCGCCATCTTCTATTTCTTCGGCACGCTCAACTTCGGCGAGGTGTTTAAGTTAGCTGGCTCAAGATTCGATGTCGGCTCAGGCATCATGACTGCGATTACGCTTCTCCTTTTCGTGGGGGCGACGGGGAAATCGGCTCAGATACCGCTATATGTTTGGCTCCCGGATGCCATGGAAGGACCGACGCCGGTGAGCGCTCTCATACATGCTGCCACAATGGTGACTGCAGGGGTTTACATGGTGGCAAGATGCCATGTCCTCTATCTCCTCTCGCCGTTTTCCCTTTCAGTGGTGGCGGTGGTTGGCGGTTTCACGGCGCTTTTTGCGGCCACAATAGGGCTTGTTCAGAACGACATTAAGAGAGTCCTTGCCTACTCGACCATAAGCCAGATTGGCTACATGTTCCTAGCGTGCGGAGTGGGTTCCTTCTGTGCAGGCATTTTCCATCTTATGACGCACGCGTTTTTCAAGGCAGTATTGTTTCTTGGAGCCGGCTGTGTGATTCATGCTCTTCACTCAGAGCAGGACGTAAGAAGAATGGGCGGCTTGGGAGCTCTCCTTCCGAGAACCTATGTGAGCTTTCTTTCGGCGTCTCTGGCCATTTCAGGAATCTTCCCTTTTGCAGGCTTCTTCAGCAAAGATGAGATACTCCTCGCCGCCTGGGAAAAAGGAAATTTCGTCCTTTGGGCAATCGGCCTCTTCACGGCATTCCTGACGTCATTCTATATTTTCAGAGTTTTCTACCTCACGTTTGCGGGAAACCTCCGGGGGGGAAGCGGTGCTGAAGAGCACGTGCATGAAGCGCCACGCAGCATGACTTTTCCGGTTCTCACGCTTGGTGTCCTTTCGCTCATCGGCGGGTTTGTCGGGCTCCCGTTGATAGAGCACGCAAACGTACTCAAGAACTTTCTGTCACCACTTTTCCAGGAACCGTTGGAGGCGGCTAAACCGCTCGTCCACATTGAGGTCTTACTGATGGCAGTCTCTCTTGCCGCAGGAATTGCAGGCATACTCATCGCTCACAGGTTCTATGTGAGGTCTCCTCTCGTTCCAGAGAGAATAAAGGAAAGGCTCAAGCCGGCTTATGACCTTGCCTTCAACAAGTACTTCGTTGACCAGATCTACGGAGCCGCGATTGTCAAGCCGCTCCTTGGGATGTCAGACTTTTTCTGGAAATTCATAGACAACCGTGTGATTGACGGAATCGTGAATCTCGTCGGAAGCATTATTGAAGCGTTCAGCAAACTGTTCCGGGTTTTTCAATCCGGCTATGTCCACAGGTATGCACTGTACATGTCCGGCGGAGCGTCGGTCCTCCTTTGGTATCTGCTAACGAGATGAGAAAAGACGTGACATTGCAGCTTGGCCTTATTCTCGGAGCAATGAGCCCTCGTCGGCTCCGCTCCAGGATGACCCATCCAGTGGCTAGCCGGGTGGGGAATCCTTGCCCCTCCCAGCCTCTAAAGGGCTGGGTATCCCCACCTTGCTCGCCAGGATGGGTTCCCCATCCTTCCCGCGAAAGCCGGCTCGTGGCTCACTGCCCCGAGATGAGGGACTAGTGCGATGACTTTCCCTATCCTTTCGGTTCTTACGTTCTTTCCGCTTGCGGCCATCGTGCTTCTTCTTCCGATGGACTCGAAGAAGCCATTCAGGATAAAGACGGCTGCTTTCGCTTTCTCCCTGGCAGAGTTTGTCTTGTCTCTTATTCTCCTCGCCTATTTCAAACCCTCCATCGGGGGTCCGCAGCTTGTCGAGAGGCTCCCCTGGATTCCCGCGTGGGGAGTAACTTATTTCCTCGGCGTTGACGGCATAAGCCTTTTTCTCGTTCTCCTCACCACATTCCTCACCTCACTTTCGATTCTCTCCACCTGGACGGCCATCACGGAAAGAGTGAAGGAATTCATGATTGCAATGCTCCTCCTTGAGGTCGGAATGATTGGCGTTTTTTTCTCGCTTGACCTCTTCCTCTTCTACGTGTTCTGGGAAGTTATGCTCATACCGATGTACCTCATGATCGGAATGTGGGGAGGTCCCAGAAGAATCTATGCCGCCGTCAAGTTCATACTTTACACAATGGCCGGCAGCGTGCTCATGCTTGTCGCGATTCTTGCTCTCCATTTTCTCAACTACTCGCTGACCGGAATCAGGACATTCAGCATTCTTGATCTCTACGGCCTTCCTTTGCCATACGGGGTTGAGTTTTGGCTGTTTCTTGCCTTCTTCATCGCCTTTGCCATAAAAGTCCCGGTTTTCCCATTTCATACCTGGCTTCCTGATGCGCACGTTGAGGCGCCGACCGCAGGAAGTGTGATTCTCGCAGGCGTGCTTCTAAAAATGGGGACTTACGGATTCCTCCGCCTGTCTCTGCCGCTTTTCCCGGTTGTTGCTACCAAACTTGCTCCGTTCATCTCGATTCTTGGGATAATCGGGATCATCTACGGGGCCCTTGTCGCAACCGTGCAGAAAGATGTGAAAAGGCTGGTGGCGTTTTCAAGCGTGAGTCACCTTGGGTTTGCCGTTGTTGGAATCTTTGCCCTCAATATTCAGGGCATCGAAGGCTCCATTCTTCAGATGATCAATCACGGAATAGCAACCGGCGCCCTGTTTTTGATCGTCGGTATGTTCTATGAGAGACGGCACACGAGGATGATTGAAGATTATGGAGGACTGTGGAAGTCAGTTCCCAATCTGGGA
The window above is part of the Candidatus Eisenbacteria bacterium genome. Proteins encoded here:
- the nuoH gene encoding NADH-quinone oxidoreductase subunit NuoH translates to MNATILFLAVLLLKCLILIGVVLGGMAYMTLVERKLIGRFQYRYGPNRVGPYGLLQPIADGLKLLFKEDIFPSQADKFLHLLAPVIAFITALLTFAVVPFGPSLYLTDINVAILYVLAVTSLGVYAIVLAGWSSNSKYPLLGGLRSSAQMVSYELSVGLAVVVVVLLSGSFSLVEIVKSQENMWFAFKQPVAFALFLISSIAEINRVPFDLPEAESELVSGFHTEYSGLRFAMFYIAEYTNMIAAACIATTLFLGGWLGPFLPAPFWFGIKVLFLLVVFVWIRATLPRLRYDQLMKFGWKVLFPIGVLNVIATAFFLAGRGQ
- the nuoL gene encoding NADH-quinone oxidoreductase subunit L, translated to MVTTATFQLAWAVLLLPLLGVLLNGVFVRSPKKRVIDIIGCGSVGLSFLFSLILLKQLLTLPPDGRSVELVLYNWIRSGELSSAFGLLIDPLSIVMILIVSGVGFLIHVYSTGYMEGDPGYRRFFVCLNLFIFSMLLLVLSDNFALMFAGWELVGLCSYLLVGFWFEKKSAADAGKKAFIVNRIGDFGFTLGMIAIFYFFGTLNFGEVFKLAGSRFDVGSGIMTAITLLLFVGATGKSAQIPLYVWLPDAMEGPTPVSALIHAATMVTAGVYMVARCHVLYLLSPFSLSVVAVVGGFTALFAATIGLVQNDIKRVLAYSTISQIGYMFLACGVGSFCAGIFHLMTHAFFKAVLFLGAGCVIHALHSEQDVRRMGGLGALLPRTYVSFLSASLAISGIFPFAGFFSKDEILLAAWEKGNFVLWAIGLFTAFLTSFYIFRVFYLTFAGNLRGGSGAEEHVHEAPRSMTFPVLTLGVLSLIGGFVGLPLIEHANVLKNFLSPLFQEPLEAAKPLVHIEVLLMAVSLAAGIAGILIAHRFYVRSPLVPERIKERLKPAYDLAFNKYFVDQIYGAAIVKPLLGMSDFFWKFIDNRVIDGIVNLVGSIIEAFSKLFRVFQSGYVHRYALYMSGGASVLLWYLLTR
- a CDS encoding NADH-quinone oxidoreductase subunit M, which encodes MTFPILSVLTFFPLAAIVLLLPMDSKKPFRIKTAAFAFSLAEFVLSLILLAYFKPSIGGPQLVERLPWIPAWGVTYFLGVDGISLFLVLLTTFLTSLSILSTWTAITERVKEFMIAMLLLEVGMIGVFFSLDLFLFYVFWEVMLIPMYLMIGMWGGPRRIYAAVKFILYTMAGSVLMLVAILALHFLNYSLTGIRTFSILDLYGLPLPYGVEFWLFLAFFIAFAIKVPVFPFHTWLPDAHVEAPTAGSVILAGVLLKMGTYGFLRLSLPLFPVVATKLAPFISILGIIGIIYGALVATVQKDVKRLVAFSSVSHLGFAVVGIFALNIQGIEGSILQMINHGIATGALFLIVGMFYERRHTRMIEDYGGLWKSVPNLGVLFLIITLSSIGLPGLGGFVSEFLILVGVFKARVLFAVLSATGVVLAAVYMLWMFQRVMFGPITKDENRHVADLNLREKVILIATAVATLWVGIFPTTLLSRIEPSVRLLLERVQTVGYADSARENTELLSRIKIDSMRKD
- the nuoK gene encoding NADH-quinone oxidoreductase subunit NuoK yields the protein MVPTEYYLILSAALFSLGVLGFLVRRNAIVVFMAVELMLNAVNIALVAFSRHFGVSDGQIIVLFVMVVAAAEAALGLAIIVVLFRRRRTVDVDSASEMKW
- a CDS encoding NADH-quinone oxidoreductase subunit J, with amino-acid sequence MELLIFIVVAGLSILSALMVIVQRNPVYSALSLIATLFLVAVVFLLLDAPFVAVLQLIVYAGAIMVLFLFVIMLLSVREQKKGRIYHQLLVAVPVVLLVCLELLAAGKIVTRGQSLSAGCGSESIEVLSTKLITQYFLPFEIASVLLLAAIVGAVVVVKKEGS